The following are encoded in a window of Onthophagus taurus isolate NC chromosome 3, IU_Otau_3.0, whole genome shotgun sequence genomic DNA:
- the LOC111422939 gene encoding very long chain fatty acid elongase 4-like translates to MTTILNSTQNLAKDAYHYYLWTLSLSDSRTRGWLFVDSPVPTLAYTLLYLFIVWLGPKLMKNREPFKLTWLLIPYNLAMALLNAYISIQLFTASIRLRYSYVCEPCRQKDDPDELQITSAVWWYYFSKLLEFCDTFFFILRKKDQQLTFLHVYHHSTMFTLWWIGIKWVPSGSTFLPAMVNSAIHVLMYSYYGLAALGPKVHQYLWWKKYLTILQMIQFTCALILGINGIRTGCEFPLWMHYTLILYMVSFIVLFGNFYVQAYMEKGRQIFFGGMDMGCGQGTLYIPNQNEINKKSD, encoded by the exons aTGACCACGATATTGAATTCTACTCAAAATCTAGCCAAAGACGCTTATCATTACTACCTCTGGACATTGTCTTTATCAG atTCTCGAACAAGAGGATGGCTTTTTGTCGATTCACCCGTACCAACGTTAGCTTACACCCtactatatttatttatagtatGGTTAGGTccgaaattgatgaaaaatcGGGAACCTTTCAAATTAACCTGGCTTTTAATACCATATAATTTAGCGATGGCCCTTTTAAACGCATACATTTCGATACAATTATTTACGGCATCGATTCGACTGAGGTATAGTTACGTTTGCGAACCTTGCCGACAAAAAGATGATCCTGACGAATTACAA aTAACCAGCGCGGTTTGGTGgtattatttctcaaaactcCTCGAGTTCTGCGACaccttcttttttattttaagaaagaaAGATCAGCAATTAACGTTTTTGCATGTGTATCATCATTCGACGATGTTTACTTTATGGTGGATTGGGATTAAATGGGTACCAAGCGGTTCAA CATTTTTGCCGGCAATGGTAAATTCAGCAATTCACGTTTTGATGTACTCCTACTACGGTTTAGCCGCTTTGGGGCCGAAAGTACACCAATATCTTTGGTGGAAAAAGTACTTAACGATCTTGCAAATg ATTCAATTTACTTGCGCTTTAATCTTGGGAATAAATGGTATACGAACTGGATGTGAATTTCCTTTATGGATGCATTACACCCTTATTTTGTACATGGTCTCTTTTATCGttctttttggaaatttttatgttCAAGCTTACATGGAAAAG GGAAGGCAAATTTTCTTCGGCGGTATGGATATGGGTTGTGGCCAAGGAACTTTATACATCCCCAATCAAAacgaaatcaacaaaaaatcggATTAA